The Sphingomonas crocodyli nucleotide sequence CACGATCAGGTCGGCCAGCGCGCGCGGATTGAGGCCCGCAGGCTTGGCGAGAACCATCGCGACGTTGCTCGCCAGATCGCCATGCGAGGGATCGCGCGGCGGCTCGACCGCGACATTGCGGCGATCGATGCCGGCGGGCAGCGCCCCCGTCGCTTCGAGTTCGTTGAGGATAGCGCCGATCCGGTCGGCGAAACGCTTGTAGAGCGTGGTCAAAATCTCGGGTCCATATGCTGTGTGGCGGGCGCCTTACTTGGTTTTGGCGCCTTCAGAAAGGCTGTAGGTCGCGATAGACGGCGCCATCGCATCGAAGCGCACCCAGAGCGCGATGCCGATCGCGATGGCGAGCAACGGCGCGGCGGCCCGCCAGTCGCCGCGTTCGGGCAGCAGCGGCCAGAGCAAGGGCAGGCCCGCCAGCAGCGCCACGACCAGCACCGGCGGCAGTTCGGCGCCCAGCGCAAGCATCACGAAATGCGCCATGCTGCCGATATGGCCGAGGCCGATCGCCGCGACGAGCGCAGTCACGGCAAGGCCGGTGAACGACGGAAGCAGCCCGCGTGCGACGGCGCCGATCGCGACCAGCAGCAGCGGCCAGGCGAAGAAAGGCGCGGCGGTGGGCGCGAGGATTTGCGTAATCATCGCTATAAAAAACAGGAGCGCGGCCGAACCCGTCGGGCCATCCGCGTCTCGCGGCAGGATCGCGGCGAGGCCCATCGCGACGACCGCGAGCAGGACGAGCAGGATCAGCGGCCCGCCGCTCAGCAGGCCGATCCACATCATCGCCTGCGCGGGCACGATCGCGAGCAGCTTTATGTCCAGACGACGCATCAGCGGCAGCAGCGCGATCATCGCCGCGATCGCACACCACGCCTGCACCTCCAGACGCGGAATCGCGGCGAGCCGATCGTAGTAGTTCGAGTGGCCACTGCCCGAGAGTGCGTTCAGTGCGGTGATCAGGAGTGCAGTGTGGACGAGGAAGGTCAGGGTGACGATCACCCCTCCCGCCACGTCGCCCCAGCGGAGGCTGGGGCCTATTTCTGTCGAGGCAGACGGTACCGCACGAGAAAAGAGCGATAGGCTCCAGCCTCCGCTGGAGCGACGAGGGAGAAGGAATAAGGCGGCCGCCAATCCCAGCACCACCCAGCCCCAGCCGGCCGAATAGACGATCATCCACCGCCCCATCAGATCGGCGAAGGCGGCATCGGGTTCGCGGGCGGGAAGGTCGCGCGCGAAGGCCATCGCGCGGATCACGCCGAGCGTCTGATCGCCCATGTCCTGCAACGTGCCGGGATCGAGCGCGTCCGGAGTCGAGAGCGGCGAGTGATAGGTCCAGGCGCGATCGAGCGGGGCGATGTTGAAGCCGGGAATGCCGCGCGCCTTGGCCGGGGTGTAGTCGGTCGAATTGGGCATGCGATCATAGACAAGCACCGACACCGAATTGGCGGCCGGCCGCGCGATCTTGTCGGCATAGAGCGCCATCATCGCCCCGTTGCCGCGCCCCGTTTCGAACATGTTCGCCCGGCCGCCCGCGCCGCGCGCATCGAGATTGACCATCGCGCCGACGCGGCGGCGAAGCGGGTGATTATCGAAGAAGGCCTTTGCGCCGTTGAGGCCGATTTCCTCGCCATCGGTGAGGATGATCAGCACGTCACGCTCAGGCGGCTTCCCGACGGCGCGGATCGCGCGCAGCGCCTCGACAGCGGTGGCGACGCCGATCCCGTCGTCGGCCGCGCCCGGCGAACCCTCGACACTGTCGTGATGCGCCATGATCGCGACCGCCGGCAGCGCCGGATCACGGCCAGGCAGGCGCGCGATGATGTTGGTGCCGGTGATGCCGTCGGCGGGCCGGCCGATCCACTTCGCCAGCCGCTTCGCGGCCTTGGGATCGAGCGGCACCGGCTGTTCGGAGACTTCCGCGCCCAGCGTGCGCAGCCGCGCGATCAGCCAGGCGCGCACCCGCGCATCGGCATCACTGCCCAGCACATGCGGCTCGTGCCCGACGGCGCGGACCACCTCCATCGCGCGGACCGCGGAGAAGACGGTGGGCGGCGCATCGGCTCCGCGCGGGGTTGGCGGGATCGAAGCAAGCACGATCCAGACCAGCGCACCCGCCAGCGCCGCGATCAGCGCGACCCAGCGAGCGGTATTAGAAGGCATCGCCGATCTCGATCGGGCCGATCAGTTCGCGGTAGCGCGACAGCGCGTAGCGATCGGTCATCCCCGCGATGAAATCGCCGACATGGCGCGCGCGTGCCGGATTCTCGGCAGGCAGGCTCTCGCGCCAGCCGTCGGGCAGCAGCGAGGGATCATTGAGATAGGCATCAGCCAGTGCGGCGACGACGCGCCCCGAAAGCTCGGCGATCGCGAGTTGCTGCGGGTGGTGATAGAGATTGGCGTACATGAAGCGGGTCAGCGCCTTTTCGCGCGCCGCCATCTCGTCCGAAAAGCCGATCAAGGCGCGGCCGGCGGCGCGGACATCCTCGACCGATCCGGGCGCAGCCTCTGCAAGGCGGCGACGGCTTTCGGCGATCAGATCGTTGACCATCGCCCCGATCTGCTCGCGCACCAGTTCTCCCAGCAGGCGGTGTTCGGCGACATCCGGGTAACGCGCTCGGGCGCGATCCCAGTTGGATGCGACAAGCGGATCCTGACGCACCTGATCGATCGTCAACAGCCCGGCGCGCACGCCATCGTCGATATCGTGATTGTCATAGGCGATGTCGTCGGCAAGCGCCGCGACCTGCGCCTCCAGGCTGGGCCAGCTATCGAGATCGAGCGACCACGCCGCATCGATTTCCGCCATCGCCCAGCTGGGCTTTGCGAGCGGGCCGTTATGCTTGGCCAGCCCTTCGAGCGTTTCCCAACTGAGGTTCAGCCCCGGATGCGCAGGATAAGGCGCTTCGATATGGGTGAGCAGGCGCAGCGTATGCGCGTTATGATCGAACCCGCCTGTCGCCGTCAGTGCGCGATCCAGCGCGGTTTCTCCGGCATGGCCGAAGGGCGGATGGCCGAGATCGTGACCCAGGCAGAGCGCCTCGGTCAGATCCTCGTTCAGCCCCAGCGCGCGGGCGATCGTGCGGCCGATCTGCGCAACCTCGATCGAGTGGGTCAGGCGGACGCGATAATGATCGCCGTCGGGCGCGACAAAGACCTGCGTCTTGTGGCGGAGACGCCGGAAACTGATCGAATGGATGATGCGATCGCGGTCGCGTTGGAATTCGTCACGAGGCCCGCGGGTTTCGGCCGATGGCGTGGCGTGGAAGCGGCCCCGGCTGCGGTAGGGATCGGCGGCGTAGGGGGCGAGCGTCATGCTCCGCCTGATGGCGGAGCCGGGGCGTCAAGTCGAGGGGGTCAGCCGTTGGTGGTCGACGTATCGGCTTCGGCGCGCGCCGGCGCCGTGCGATCGTCGGCCTGCGCTTCGATGCGGGTGACGCGGGCGAGCGTGCGCCAGCTGTCGAGGCTCAACGTCGAGGTCGGATAGAGGCGTTCGGCACCGCGCGGTTCGCCATCGACGCTGTTGGCCGCCTGAACGCCCTGCGCCGCCGTGGTGGCGAAGGCCGGAACGGTGACACCCAGCAAAGCGACTGCAAGAATCGGACGGACGGCACGCAACATCGACTCTCTCCCCTGAACGAGTCGGACCTTGCCCCAGGCGCGGTTAAGAAAAGGTGTGCCCCGGTAACGAATGTTCGCAAATGGCGGATCACCGCGACTTTCGACCAAATGGCCGATGATGGCGACGGATGGCGCGGAACCATCGCCGATGCGCGGCTTTGGCCTATCAAAAGATAAGCGAGAGGCCCGATGAACCCATCCCTTCCTACTGCCCTGATGCTGGCGCTCACGCTCGGCGCGTGCAGCAGCCCCGCGCCAAATGGCGATCAATCGCGCGCCGACAATGTCGCCGAAGCCGAAAGCGGCAATACCGCGCTCAACGAGGCCGAACCCACGATCGGCGGCGACGGATCGGAGATCGTGCTGTCGTCGCTCTCCTCCGCTGACATCACCAAGGCGAAGCTGCGGGGCGAACTCGGCTGCAGCTTCGCCAGCGCGGACGGCGGCACGCTGTTGATCGCCAAGGGCCATGTCGGATCGGACGATCCGGCTTTCGGGATCGTCAAGGTTGGCGACTATGTCGAGCAGGTCGCGACGCCCGGCGGCTATGACCATATGATCGATGGCGCGACCTTCGGCGGCAAGGGCAAGACGATCCGCATCGCGCTGACCGGCCCTGCGATCGGCAGCGGCGAATCCCCGCCGCGCCCGGCCACGCTCACCTATGATCGCGCCGACGGCGCCCAACGCGGCATCGCCGGGCAGTGGACCTGCGGCCCATAAGCGCTTCCGGCTGACCGGAGCCGGGCGTTCCGGCAGATGCATCGCGCCGCAAAGGCCATAGCCTGCCCCGCGAAGGACAAGAGCGGGAGAGACGAGAGCGATGACGTGGGATCCGGGCGCAAGGCCGGCATGGGTGCAGCACGCCATCAATGGAGAAGGCGGCCCGATCTACGCGATCGCGCGCCAGCCCCTGATCGTCGACGAACTGCTGGCCGAGGCCGAGCTGACCACCGGGCTTTCCGATTGGGGTCCGGACGATTTCCGCGAGCCGCTCGATGTCTTCATCGCCGCGATCGAGGCGGAGGCGAACCTGCATCCGGCGGGACGGCTGCGGCTGCGTGGTGAGGTGATGCACGCGCTAGAAAACCGCCTGCGTCACTACCGTTACCTTGCCGACAATCCCACCGTGCTGAACGAAAGGATCGTCGCGCCGATCATCGTGACGGGCAGCCCGCGGGCAGGCACATCGATGATGCACGAACTGATCGCGCTGCTGCCCAACATGCGCGCGCCGGTGACGTGGGAATATTGGTGGCCGACGCCCTTTACCAATCATCGCGGCGGGCGCGATCCGCGGATCGAACTGGCCAATGCGGACGTGCGCCTGCTCGCCGAACTGTCCGTGGCGATGGACGGCATCCACACCTATGGTGGGCTGCAACTGCGTGAAGACCCGTCGGCGATGCTGCCCACCTTCCGCGCCGATCCGCTTTGGACCTATTCGCGTGTGCCATCCTACGATCGCTGGATTCAGGCGAACGGGCTGCGGCCGGGCTATGAATATCATCGGCAGGTGCTCCAGATCCTCCAGCATCAGGCGCAGGACAATCGAACCTGGGTGATCAAGGCGCCGTCGCACCTCGGCTATCTCGAACTGATGCTCGAACTCTATCCCGATGCGCGGATCGTGGTGTGCCATCGCGATCCGATGGCGATGATCAGCTCCGTCTCCAGCCTGATCGCCACCCTGCGCTGGAGCAGCGCCGAGGGCGTCGATTTCAAGGAGGTGGCGCGCGAAAGCATGGACCAGTTCGGGCGCAATCTCGACGCGGTGCTCGACATGCGCAAACGCGGCGTGCTGACCGACGATCGCTGCATCGACGTGACGTTCGATCGCTTCACCGGCGACCAGGCGGGCGCGGTGAAGGCGATCGCCGAA carries:
- a CDS encoding M20/M25/M40 family metallo-hydrolase codes for the protein MPSNTARWVALIAALAGALVWIVLASIPPTPRGADAPPTVFSAVRAMEVVRAVGHEPHVLGSDADARVRAWLIARLRTLGAEVSEQPVPLDPKAAKRLAKWIGRPADGITGTNIIARLPGRDPALPAVAIMAHHDSVEGSPGAADDGIGVATAVEALRAIRAVGKPPERDVLIILTDGEEIGLNGAKAFFDNHPLRRRVGAMVNLDARGAGGRANMFETGRGNGAMMALYADKIARPAANSVSVLVYDRMPNSTDYTPAKARGIPGFNIAPLDRAWTYHSPLSTPDALDPGTLQDMGDQTLGVIRAMAFARDLPAREPDAAFADLMGRWMIVYSAGWGWVVLGLAAALFLLPRRSSGGWSLSLFSRAVPSASTEIGPSLRWGDVAGGVIVTLTFLVHTALLITALNALSGSGHSNYYDRLAAIPRLEVQAWCAIAAMIALLPLMRRLDIKLLAIVPAQAMMWIGLLSGGPLILLVLLAVVAMGLAAILPRDADGPTGSAALLFFIAMITQILAPTAAPFFAWPLLLVAIGAVARGLLPSFTGLAVTALVAAIGLGHIGSMAHFVMLALGAELPPVLVVALLAGLPLLWPLLPERGDWRAAAPLLAIAIGIALWVRFDAMAPSIATYSLSEGAKTK
- a CDS encoding deoxyguanosinetriphosphate triphosphohydrolase, whose translation is MTLAPYAADPYRSRGRFHATPSAETRGPRDEFQRDRDRIIHSISFRRLRHKTQVFVAPDGDHYRVRLTHSIEVAQIGRTIARALGLNEDLTEALCLGHDLGHPPFGHAGETALDRALTATGGFDHNAHTLRLLTHIEAPYPAHPGLNLSWETLEGLAKHNGPLAKPSWAMAEIDAAWSLDLDSWPSLEAQVAALADDIAYDNHDIDDGVRAGLLTIDQVRQDPLVASNWDRARARYPDVAEHRLLGELVREQIGAMVNDLIAESRRRLAEAAPGSVEDVRAAGRALIGFSDEMAAREKALTRFMYANLYHHPQQLAIAELSGRVVAALADAYLNDPSLLPDGWRESLPAENPARARHVGDFIAGMTDRYALSRYRELIGPIEIGDAF
- a CDS encoding sulfotransferase family protein, translating into MQHAINGEGGPIYAIARQPLIVDELLAEAELTTGLSDWGPDDFREPLDVFIAAIEAEANLHPAGRLRLRGEVMHALENRLRHYRYLADNPTVLNERIVAPIIVTGSPRAGTSMMHELIALLPNMRAPVTWEYWWPTPFTNHRGGRDPRIELANADVRLLAELSVAMDGIHTYGGLQLREDPSAMLPTFRADPLWTYSRVPSYDRWIQANGLRPGYEYHRQVLQILQHQAQDNRTWVIKAPSHLGYLELMLELYPDARIVVCHRDPMAMISSVSSLIATLRWSSAEGVDFKEVARESMDQFGRNLDAVLDMRKRGVLTDDRCIDVTFDRFTGDQAGAVKAIAERFGIPFPAATEQALADHLAAKPRGRHGGHAHSVDALGMDIAAERARFADYMTYFHVRPEEAGD